The Archocentrus centrarchus isolate MPI-CPG fArcCen1 chromosome 7, fArcCen1, whole genome shotgun sequence genome window below encodes:
- the amigo1 gene encoding amphoterin-induced protein 1, with amino-acid sequence MLQPSTRTGDSLLETLPHWSKSQRWALFLTLCTTLWLPEAAGSTLNCHKMCICAANIVSCSKMNLTIVPTALPVYTSVLDVSYNEIIRLQSEWTPVKLPNLHNLLLSHNGLQFLSSEAFTNVKHLRYLDLSSNELKQLDEFIFEPLSRLEVLLLYNNKISQIDRTAFMSMINLQKLYLSQNQISRFPVELVKEKTRLEKLSLLDVSSNRIKILPIDELQMLPAWIKNGLYFHNNPLLCHCDLYTLLVHWYLRKLNSAMDFKDDYTCVLPGPQKTQVRVFDLSGDSMNCSTFKEADEEAFLDQTLTLSCDTKHRNMLKTWTLPGNVLVTPESNQTAKVLSDGNLQISPVRSEDSGTYTCFAMSEGFNETIYVVLKVHNFTMQGVGETLNTAYTTLVGCLASVVLVLMYLYLTPCRCFCCPNKGKARGEDSIHSSMLSVTPTHEDPALKAELNRHVAFIDSKDLQGQNGKLNPNGDEDDDDLDAEAGSLMKGKRKKSVAESISSVFSDTPMVV; translated from the coding sequence ATGTTGCAGCCTTCCACCAGAACAGGTGACAGCCTGTTGGAAACATTACCTCACTGGAGTAAGTCCCAGAGATGGGCCTTATTCCTCACCCTCTGCACAACTCTCTGGCTTCCAGAGGCAGCAGGATCTACACTAAACTGCCATAAGATGTGCATCTGCGCCGCAAACATCGTGAGCTGCTCCAAAATGAATTTGACCATCGTCCCGACTGCTCTACCTGTCTACACTTCTGTGCTGGATGTCAGCTATAATGAGATAATCCGGCTGCAATCTGAGTGGACCCCAGTCAAGCTCCCAAATCTGCACAACCTCCTGCTTAGCCACAATGGTCTCCAGTTCCTGTCTTCAGAGGCGTTCACAAATGTGAAGCACCTGCGCTACTTGGACCTGTCCTCTAATGAATTAAAGCAGCTGGATGAGTTCATATTTGAGCCTTTGTCCAGGCTGGAGGTCCTCCTGCTGTACAATAACAAGATTTCACAGATTGACCGCACAGCCTTTATGAGCATGATTAACCTTCAGAAGCTATACCTTAGCCAAAACCAAATTTCCCGCTTCCCTGTGGAGCTGGTCAAGGAAAAGACCCGCCTAGAGAAACTCAGCCTCCTGGATGTATCCTCCAACAGGATCAAGATTTTGCCCATTGACGAGCTCCAGATGTTGCCTGCCTGGATTAAAAATGGCCTCTACTTCCACAATAACCCTCTTCTCTGTCACTGTGACCTCTACACCCTCCTGGTACACTGGTACCTGCGAAAGCTCAATTCTGCTATGGACTTCAAAGACGACTACACGTGTGTTTTACCTGGACCACAAAAAACCCAAGTACGAGTTTTTGACCTCAGTGGTGATAGTATGAACTGCAGCACATTCAAGGAGGCAGATGAAGAGGCTTTTCTGGATCAAACACTGACTCTTAGCTGCGACaccaaacacagaaatatgttAAAGACCTGGACATTGCCCGGTAATGTGCTGGTGACACCTGAAAGCAACCAGACAGCTAAAGTGCTGTCAGATGGGAACCTGCAGATTAGTCCAGTGAGGTCTGAGGACTCCGGGACCTACACTTGTTTTGCCATGAGTGAGGGATTTAATGAGACTATCTATGTGGTGCTCAAGGTTCACAATTTCACCATGCAGGGGGTTGGGGAGACCCTGAACACAGCATACACCACCTTGGTAGGTTGCCTAGCCAGCGTGGTGCTGGTGCTTATGTATCTTTACCTGACACCATGCCGCTGTTTTTGCTGCCCTAACAAGGGTAAAGCCCGGGGTGAGGACAGCATCCACTCCTCAATGCTCAGCGTGACACCGACCCACGAGGACCCAGCACTCAAGGCCGAACTGAACAGGCATGTGGCTTTCATAGACTCCAAGGACTTGCAGGGACAAAATGGTAAGCTGAACCCCAATggggatgaggatgatgatgatctgGATGCAGAGGCTGGCTCTCTAATGAAAGGCAAAAGGAAGAAGTCCGTAGCAGAGTCCATTAGCTCCGTCTTTTCAGACACTCCCATGGTGGTCTGA
- the gpr61 gene encoding G-protein coupled receptor 61, whose protein sequence is MERPVTPSPSWNTPVSLFPPSLQPNTSNVTSPTTSIPGGVDLNRSLALCAMLIMNVLAVVGNLAVIIVITKTPQLRKFAFVFHLCLVDLVAALVLMPLGMLSDQILVDEALCRSYLCLSVCLVSAAILTICAINVERYYYIVHPMRHEVKMTVGVVVMVLVGIWIKAVVMSVLPLLGRLLQGNQGLGASSLGLPTQRHCSLHWTGGRITCLLFMVFFTVIYFLCPMLIILVVYCNMFKVARVAAMQHGPLPTWMDTPRQRSESVSSHSTMAASLGGTGSRTTPQRTFSGGKAAVVLVAVGGQFFCCWLPYFLFHLYSAVVSTSPASLAQLENVVTWIGYFCFTSNPFFYGCLNRQIREELSRHLACLFKRAGLSEGEQLPSREASIEENFLQFLQGTGCNLEPCNSHSRASPELPESEDRQESAVQQHMPADFHIPGQILEETSEFIQQQQLNNELHVLENCCKTVP, encoded by the coding sequence ATGGAGCGTCCTGTCACACCAAGCCCATCCTGGAACACTCCTGTCTCCCTGTTTCCACCCTCGCTGCAGCCAAACACCTCTAATGTCACCTCACCCACGACAAGCATCCCAGGTGGGGTAGATTTGAATCGGTCCTTGGCATTGTGTGCTATGCTCATTATGAATGTGCTAGCAGTGGTGGGTAATTTGGCTGTGATTATTGTCATCACCAAAACACCGCAGCTGCGCAAGTTTGCCTTCGTGTTCCACCTCTGTCTGGTGGATCTGGTGGCAGCGCTGGTATTGATGCCCCTGGGGATGCTGTCAGATCAAATCCTGGTGGATGAGGCGCTATGTCGGAGCTACCTCTGCTTGAGTGTATGTCTAGTGAGCGCTGCCATCCTCACCATATGTGCGATCAATGTGGAGCGGTATTACTACATTGTCCACCCCATGCGTCACGAAGTAAAAATGacagtgggggtggtggtgatggtaCTAGTTGGAATCTGGATTAAAGCTGTTGTCATGTCGGTACTGCCACTCCTGGGACGTCTGCTCCAGGGAAACCAGGGTCTGGGGGCGTCTTCGCTCGGCCTTCCCACTCAGAGACACTGCTCCCTCCACTGGACAGGTGGCAGGATCACATGCCTGCTTTTCATGGTTTTCTTTACCGTAATCTATTTTCTGTGCCCTATGCTGATCATACTGGTGGTCTACTGCAACATGTTCAAGGTGGCCCGAGTAGCAGCCATGCAGCATGGCCCCCTCCCTACTTGGATGGACACACCACGACAGCGATCCGAGTCTGTAAGCAGCCATTCGACCATGGCGGCGAGCCTGGGAGGAACTGGTTCCCGCACCACCCCTCAACGGACTTTCAGTGGTGGGAAGGCTGCAGTGGTTCTGGTGGCAGTGGGAGGCCAGTTCTTCTGCTGTTGGCTGCCATATTTTTTGTTCCATCTTTACTCAGCTGTAGTGTCTACCTCTCCTGCCTCACTAGCCCAGCTGGAGAATGTGGTCACATGGATTGGCTATTTCTGCTTCACATCCAATCCCTTCTTCTATGGTTGCCTGAACCGGCAGATTCGCGAGGAGCTGAGCCGCCACTTGGCTTGCCTTTTCAAGCGGGCTGGGCTCAGTGAAGGGGAGCAGCTGCCCAGCCGTGAGGCCTCTATTGAGGAAAACTTTTTGCAGTTCCTTCAGGGCACTGGATGCAATCTGGAGCCCTGCAACTCTCACAGCAGAGCCAGCCCAGAGTTGCCGGAGAGTGAGGATCGTCAGGAATCAGCTGTTCAGCAGCACATGCCAGCTGACTTCCACATCCCAGGGCAGATCCTTGAGGAAACCTCGGAGTTCatacagcagcaacaactgaaCAATGAGCTCCATGTATTAGAGAACTGCTGCAAAACTGTACCATAG